From a single Alkaliphilus flagellatus genomic region:
- a CDS encoding GNAT family N-acetyltransferase, which translates to MDQLKLKNLSVLEKELLTGKDRIRVRKATPKDLQSIYQVACSVGNNKKEANQGFLIDDYSSNPKYYQTKLLENIFELDHFYVAESYNKVVGFLIAYTKEQWLKYNEGWIEEVYWKPDFNIKNTNDFILVDKTAILSHLTGKGIGSELYKKLIFDIKTKGIYDIFAETIISPTPNFASLSFRIKQNYTLAGMRYEDYLDQVFTTLIYHKSIY; encoded by the coding sequence ATGGATCAATTAAAACTAAAAAATCTTAGCGTTTTAGAAAAGGAGCTACTTACTGGAAAGGATCGTATACGAGTAAGAAAAGCGACCCCTAAAGACTTACAAAGTATATATCAAGTTGCATGTTCCGTTGGAAATAACAAGAAAGAAGCAAATCAGGGTTTTTTAATCGATGATTATTCTTCTAATCCTAAATACTATCAAACAAAATTACTTGAAAATATTTTTGAATTAGATCATTTTTATGTAGCCGAAAGTTATAACAAGGTTGTTGGTTTCCTAATCGCCTATACGAAGGAACAATGGCTGAAATATAACGAAGGGTGGATAGAAGAAGTTTATTGGAAGCCTGATTTTAACATTAAGAATACTAATGATTTCATTTTAGTAGATAAAACTGCTATTTTATCTCATCTAACTGGCAAAGGCATAGGAAGTGAGTTATATAAAAAACTAATATTTGATATAAAAACTAAAGGGATATATGATATTTTTGCAGAAACAATTATTAGTCCTACTCCAAATTTTGCGTCTCTATCTTTTAGAATAAAGCAAAACTATACCTTAGCTGGAATGCGCTATGAAGATTATCTAGATCAAGTTTTTACAACTCTTATATATCATAAATCTATATACTAA
- a CDS encoding uracil-DNA glycosylase, with amino-acid sequence MKLEKLNDLYKQIATLTQGEYITGSGNVDAKILLVGEAPGAKEIELKEPFVGQAGKNLNEFLEILQIKREDLFITNVVKIRPHKTNEKTGRKINRPPTQEEVRLFSNILKEEINIISPKIIVTLGNTPLKSVMANNKLTIGAVHGQILEKDDLLIFPLYHPASIIYNQNLKETYLDDLNKLKKIINIDVFL; translated from the coding sequence ATGAAATTAGAAAAATTAAATGATCTCTATAAGCAAATTGCTACTTTAACACAAGGTGAGTATATAACAGGCTCCGGAAATGTAGATGCTAAAATTCTATTAGTAGGTGAAGCCCCTGGTGCAAAAGAAATAGAACTTAAGGAACCCTTTGTAGGACAAGCAGGAAAAAATCTTAATGAGTTTTTAGAAATACTTCAAATTAAACGAGAAGATCTTTTTATTACTAATGTTGTAAAAATTAGACCCCATAAAACTAATGAAAAGACTGGTCGAAAAATTAACCGCCCTCCAACTCAAGAGGAGGTACGTCTTTTTTCAAATATTTTAAAGGAAGAAATTAATATTATATCTCCTAAAATTATTGTAACCTTAGGTAATACTCCTCTAAAATCAGTTATGGCAAATAACAAGTTAACGATAGGTGCTGTACATGGCCAAATATTAGAAAAGGATGACCTTTTAATATTTCCTCTATATCACCCAGCGTCGATAATATATAACCAAAATTTAAAAGAAACATACTTAGATGATTTAAATAAATTAAAAAAAATAATAAATATAGATGTTTTTTTATAA
- a CDS encoding QueT transporter family protein yields MNKTKFLTQAAMIAAIYVVLVEVFKPFSYGIMQVRIAEVLTVMPYFTPAAVPGLTVGVIISNIIGPYGVLDIVVGSLATLIAAYFTYKMRKKILAPLPPIIVNAIIIGLMLYYIFLGSPDETPLLAIMGWVALGQTIVCYGLGYPFMLILDKYKNNIF; encoded by the coding sequence ATGAATAAAACAAAGTTTTTGACACAGGCCGCTATGATTGCAGCAATTTATGTTGTCTTAGTTGAGGTTTTTAAACCCTTCAGCTATGGAATTATGCAAGTGCGAATTGCCGAAGTATTAACGGTTATGCCTTATTTTACGCCAGCGGCAGTACCAGGATTAACGGTTGGGGTTATAATTTCTAATATTATTGGACCCTATGGAGTTTTAGATATTGTTGTAGGTAGTTTAGCAACATTAATTGCTGCATATTTTACTTATAAAATGCGTAAAAAGATATTAGCACCTTTACCGCCTATTATAGTTAATGCTATTATTATAGGACTTATGCTGTATTATATCTTTTTAGGTTCTCCAGATGAAACTCCATTACTGGCTATTATGGGATGGGTAGCTTTAGGACAAACTATTGTCTGTTATGGTTTAGGTTATCCTTTTATGTTAATTTTAGATAAATACAAAAATAATATTTTTTAG
- a CDS encoding sigma 54-interacting transcriptional regulator: MDKKIGIIASDEELKNRIIELFRNEVENGEIIIDILNSDIIDEQGQALENRGVKAIVARSGGYRHTVGTVSVPVIHLKVTTPDILQAITIAKKYNKDIVLVISDLDYFDYGAWKDLINANIILERFHTKNEIYGRVYKYLEKKDDVVIVGGGIPCSLARNWGMDNVFINASKESIYEAINYAKNMIENLYEQKYNNEVLKIILDGVHDAVIAVNYEGKIRLYNERAKELLKKDRQDVINKELLDVFPELDFIMDVLESKMDKNNEIRSLKNITITANTSIFRVDENIEGVLCSFQDISKLQSLEKKIRYELNKKGHVAKYIFEDVVAFDPIMKDVVEKAKRIGESDNTVMIYGESGTGKEIIAQSIHNISKRKKEAFVAINCAAISENLLESELFGYEEGAFTGAIKGGKPGLFELAHGGTIFLDEINSVSPNLQGKLLRVLEERETMRIGSDYVIPLDIRIVAATNEELKTMVEEGRFRRDLFYRLNILELHIPPLRERKKDIIPLFKHYLKELSNEIDLDKISKDVEEKLLNYQWPGNARELRNIVQRYVIFKEIDLDKREIIDNNIEDVHKTIDLKEINRYVEEKVIDMLSSQGMTKTEIAKMLGISRTALWKKIKSQ; the protein is encoded by the coding sequence ATGGATAAAAAAATAGGAATAATAGCATCTGATGAAGAATTAAAAAATAGAATTATAGAATTATTTAGAAATGAAGTTGAAAACGGAGAAATAATCATAGATATTTTAAATTCAGATATTATAGATGAACAAGGTCAAGCATTAGAAAATAGAGGAGTTAAGGCTATTGTTGCTAGAAGTGGAGGATATCGTCATACTGTTGGTACTGTTAGTGTTCCAGTTATACATTTAAAAGTAACTACACCAGATATTTTACAGGCAATAACAATAGCAAAAAAATATAATAAGGATATAGTATTAGTTATATCTGATTTAGACTACTTTGATTATGGTGCATGGAAGGATTTGATTAATGCAAATATTATTCTTGAAAGATTTCATACAAAAAATGAGATCTATGGCAGAGTGTATAAATATTTAGAAAAAAAAGATGATGTTGTAATAGTTGGTGGAGGTATTCCTTGCTCTCTTGCACGAAACTGGGGCATGGATAATGTTTTTATAAATGCTAGTAAAGAATCAATTTACGAAGCTATAAACTATGCTAAAAATATGATAGAGAATCTATATGAACAGAAATATAATAATGAGGTTCTTAAAATAATATTAGATGGAGTCCATGATGCAGTTATTGCTGTAAATTATGAAGGAAAAATTAGGTTATATAATGAAAGGGCTAAGGAGTTATTAAAGAAGGATAGACAAGATGTTATTAATAAAGAATTACTTGATGTTTTTCCAGAACTTGATTTTATTATGGATGTTCTTGAAAGTAAGATGGATAAAAATAATGAGATTAGGTCTTTGAAGAATATTACTATTACTGCAAACACTTCAATATTTAGGGTAGATGAAAATATTGAAGGAGTTTTATGTTCATTTCAAGATATTAGTAAGCTTCAAAGCTTAGAGAAAAAAATACGATATGAACTAAACAAGAAGGGACACGTTGCTAAATATATCTTTGAGGATGTTGTTGCATTTGACCCTATAATGAAAGATGTAGTAGAAAAGGCAAAAAGAATAGGTGAAAGTGATAATACAGTTATGATATATGGTGAAAGTGGCACTGGAAAGGAAATAATAGCACAAAGTATACATAATATAAGTAAAAGAAAAAAAGAAGCTTTCGTAGCCATCAATTGTGCAGCTATTTCAGAAAATCTTTTAGAAAGTGAACTTTTTGGATATGAAGAAGGGGCTTTTACTGGTGCTATAAAAGGAGGAAAGCCAGGACTATTTGAACTAGCTCATGGGGGCACTATATTTTTAGATGAAATAAATAGTGTATCTCCAAATCTGCAAGGTAAACTTTTAAGAGTTTTAGAGGAAAGAGAAACAATGAGAATAGGATCAGACTATGTAATCCCTTTAGATATAAGGATTGTTGCTGCCACAAATGAAGAGTTAAAGACGATGGTAGAAGAGGGAAGATTTAGAAGGGACTTGTTTTATAGATTAAATATTTTAGAATTACACATTCCTCCCCTTCGTGAAAGAAAAAAGGATATAATTCCGCTATTTAAGCATTACCTAAAAGAGTTATCTAATGAAATAGACCTTGATAAAATAAGTAAAGATGTTGAAGAGAAATTACTAAACTATCAATGGCCTGGGAATGCAAGAGAATTAAGAAATATTGTTCAGAGATATGTAATTTTTAAAGAAATAGATTTAGATAAAAGAGAAATAATAGATAATAATATTGAAGATGTTCATAAGACCATTGATTTAAAGGAAATTAATAGGTACGTAGAAGAAAAGGTAATAGATATGCTTTCTAGTCAAGGAATGACTAAGACAGAAATAGCAAAAATGCTAGGTATAAGTAGGACAGCCCTATGGAAGAAGATTAAATCACAATAA
- a CDS encoding bifunctional enoyl-CoA hydratase/phosphate acetyltransferase: protein MIFKSFKDLIEKVQNSKVKKRVVVVVAQDEHTLEAVFRAKKDNIVDPILIGDKIKIKEVLDNLKESLDESSIIDVKEDSEAAIKAVEFINENKADFIMKGKIQTADLLKAVVDKEKGLRTGNVMSHIAIHEIPTYHKLLAVTDGGMMMYPDVDTKKQIIENAVSTFIDMGYEEPKVAVLAAVENENPKMPETVDASKLKKMNIEGEIKNCIVEGPISYDLTMSKESAEIKGFNSPVTGDADILIVPNITAGNILGKSLVYSAGAKMAGFIVGAKVPIVLTSRGASSEEKYLSLVLSASAVKSL, encoded by the coding sequence ATGATATTTAAAAGTTTTAAAGATTTAATAGAAAAGGTTCAAAATTCAAAAGTAAAAAAGAGAGTTGTAGTAGTTGTAGCCCAAGATGAACATACATTAGAGGCGGTATTTCGTGCTAAAAAAGATAATATTGTAGATCCAATCCTTATAGGTGACAAAATAAAAATAAAAGAAGTACTTGATAACCTTAAAGAAAGCTTAGATGAATCTTCTATTATTGATGTTAAAGAGGATTCAGAGGCAGCGATAAAGGCAGTAGAGTTTATTAACGAAAATAAAGCTGACTTTATTATGAAGGGAAAAATTCAAACTGCTGATTTATTAAAGGCTGTAGTTGATAAGGAAAAGGGTCTTAGAACCGGTAATGTAATGTCTCATATTGCCATTCATGAAATACCAACCTACCATAAACTGCTGGCAGTTACGGATGGTGGAATGATGATGTATCCAGATGTAGATACAAAAAAGCAAATCATAGAAAATGCTGTTAGCACATTTATAGATATGGGCTATGAAGAACCTAAAGTTGCAGTTTTAGCTGCTGTGGAAAATGAAAATCCCAAAATGCCAGAAACTGTGGATGCTAGTAAGCTAAAGAAAATGAACATTGAAGGAGAAATCAAAAACTGTATTGTAGAAGGACCTATATCCTATGACTTAACAATGAGCAAAGAATCTGCAGAAATAAAAGGCTTTAATAGCCCTGTCACTGGAGATGCTGATATTTTAATTGTTCCAAACATAACTGCAGGAAATATTTTAGGAAAATCTCTTGTATATTCAGCTGGAGCTAAAATGGCAGGATTTATTGTAGGAGCAAAGGTTCCTATAGTTTTAACATCAAGGGGAGCTAGTTCTGAAGAAAAATATTTATCTCTTGTGTTATCTGCATCAGCAGTTAAGTCGTTATAA